The following coding sequences are from one Humulus lupulus chromosome X, drHumLupu1.1, whole genome shotgun sequence window:
- the LOC133803205 gene encoding disease resistance protein RPM1-like — MEHTLDLLLEKILSYVGNEVYSLSRVQAELEKIKNELEYMQSLINDTKGKRGLSDLEKTVVRKVKEKADDIVDFIEEYTYFSNKNRNLNKFYTVICFPKALIKKHQLATKLRHIRRSIREMRETSNQYYSIDHHHHHQQKQQCNKSEYDADWAMKKSIGELALFESDKDLVGIKDSKNELLDLLLDERLDRTVISVVGMGGSGKTSLVASLLRSPVVKKHFSGFYAWITISQTNYTIDNVLRSIIKELADRVEENVNPQELTTMNQIQLVKMIIEKLHQKKYLVVLDDVWEIENLWLPDTHYNSNGSRILITTRKEDVANFSFGTKSHVYNIRPLTENKAWKLFWKKALPHNPDQCSTELLLTAKQLVKKCGGLPLGLATLGAVMSTKKLELVDWEGILRSLNWELSNNQRFNVVKSILLLSFYELPNRLKQCYLYCCIFPEDFEINPRRLIRLWIAEGFVELGRGMTQEMMAERYITELVHRGLLQFTTRRTYSSNVLRMHDLNRELAISIAEEERFCCVYNGQETNQDSKFYRLAVQENYRGALGSMSRVRSFFVFGSEMGTSSLQRVLCDFTLLRVLDLKDIPIPELPKEILNCYNLTYLCLKRTQIKELPKGIGKLCNLQTLDIRQTKIKGIPDGIVSLSNLWHLFMRQFNYATKLMEFDHFNICYSAKAPVGISNLKKLQVLDSVEAGKDTIKELRSLTQLTKIGLTNVKEADGEDLCILIKQMKCVNFLLLQASNVNEVLKIDEVASTSQFLVKLYLIGKLERMPHWFASLECLKIMFLSWSRVTDDEFLYHISKLPNLAILSLVKAYEGNQLWFQMGFLKLECLLLCSMPQLKEVIIEPGVMPRLEKLFIVSCSNLQIPRGIEHLSRVQMKRQ; from the exons ATGGAGCACACATTAGACCTTCTACTGGAGAAAATTTTATCATATGTTGGGAACGAGGTGTATTCGTTAAGTCGGGTTCAAGCTGAGCTCGAGAAAATCAAGAATGAGCTGGAATATATGCAATCGCTTATCAACGACACAAAAGGCAAGAGAGGTCTCAGTGATCTGGAAAAGACTGTGGTAAGAAAAGTCAAGGAAAAAGCTGATGACATAGTAGATTTCATCGAGGAGTACACATACTTCTCAAACAAGAATCGAAACTTAAATAAGTTCTACACAGTCATTTGTTTCCCAAAGGCTCTTATCAAAAAGCATCAACTCGCTACTAAGTTACGACACATAAGGAGGTCAATCAGAGAGATGAGAGAGACAAGCAACCAATATTATTCTattgatcatcatcatcatcatcaacaaaAACAACAATGCAACAAGTCTGAGTATGATGCCGATTGGGCAATGAAAAAAAGCATTGGGGAGTTGGCTCTTTTTGAGAGCGACAAAGATCTTGTTGGAATTAAAGATTCAAAGAATGAGTTATTGGATTTATTGCTGGATGAAAGGCTAGATCGAACAGTTATTTCAGTTGTAGGAATGGGAGGTTCAGGCAAGACAAGCTTAGTTGCCAGTCTTTTAAGAAGTCCTGTAGTGAAGAAACATTTCAGTGGCTTCTATGCATGGATCACTATCTCTCAAACTAATTATACAATTGATAATGTACTTAGATCCATTATTAAGGAGTTAGCTGATAGAGTTGAGGAAAATGTCAATCCACAGGAATTGACCACCATGAATCAGATACAACTAGTGAAGATGATCATCGAGAAGCTGCATCAGAAGAAGTATTTGGTTGTCTTGGATGACGTATGGGAGATTGAAAATTTGTGGTTA CCGGATACTCATTACAACTCGAATGGAAGCCGGATACTCATTACAACTCGAAAAGAAGACGTTGCAAATTTTTCATTTGGGACTAAAAGCCATGTGTACAACATTAGACCCCTAACAGAAAATAAAGCTTGGAAACTTTTTTGGAAGAAAGCTTTGCCACACAACCCGGATCAATGTTCAACTGAACTTTTACTAACAGCAAAGCAACTTGTTAAAAAGTGTGGAGGCTTGCCTTTGGGTCTAGCAACTTTGGGTGCTGTAATGTCCACAAAGAAGTTGGAATTAGTTGACTGGGAAGGAATCCTTCGTAGCTTGAATTGGGAGCTAAGCAATAACCAAAGGTTTAATGTGGTGAAGAGTATTTTATTACTTAGCTTTTATGAATTGCCAAATCGACTCAAGCAGTGTTATTTGTACTGTTGCATTTTTCCTGAAGATTTTGAGATTAATCCACGAAGGCTCATTCGTTTATGGATAGCAGAAGGGTTTGTTGAATTGGGTAGAGGAATGACACAGGAAATGATGGCTGAACGGTATATTACTGAACTCGTTCACCGAGGCTTGCTGCAATTTACTACTAGGAGAACTTATTCGTCCAATGTCTTAAGGATGCATGATCTGAACCGAGAGCTTGCTATTTCAATTGCAGAAGAAGAAAGATTTTGCTGTGTATACAATGGTCAAGAAACAAATCAAGACAGCAAATTTTATCGCCTAGCTGTGCAAGAAAATTACAGAGGAGCATTGGGAAGCATGTCAAGGGTTCGCTCTTTCTTTGTATTTGGCTCTGAGATGGGTACTTCTTCATTGCAAAGGGTACTATGTGATTTTACTCTATTAAGAGTGTTAGACTTGAAGGATATCCCTATTCCTGAATTGCCAAAAGAAATACTGAATTGTTATAACTTAACATACTTGTGTTTGAAAAGAACACAGATTAAGGAGCTTCCAAAAGGTATAGGAAAACTTTGCAACTTGCAAACTCTAGACATCAGACAGACTAAAATTAAAGGGATTCCAGATGGAATTGTGAGCTTATCGAACTTGTGGCATCTGTTCATGCGCCAATTTAATTATGCGACCAAATTAATGGAGTTTGATCACTTTAACATTTGTTATAGCGCAAAGGCACCGGTAGGGATAAGTAACCTAAAGAAGTTACAAGTTCTGGACAGCGTTGAAGCTGGAAAAGACACGATTAAGGAACTAAGGTCCTTGACCCAACTAACGAAAATTGGCTTAACAAATGTGAAGGAAGCAGATGGTGAAGATTTGTGCATTTTGATCAAGCAAATGAAGTGTGTGAACTTCTTACTTTTGCAGGCATCAAATGTTAACGAGGTGTTAAAAATTGATGAAGTTGCTTCAACTTCTCAATTTCTTGTCAAACTTTATCTCATTGGAAAATTGGAAAGGATGCCACATTGGTTTGCATCTCTTGAGTGCCTCAAAATTATGTTCTTGTCATGGTCCCGAGTAACAGATGATGAATTTCTTTACCATATTAGCAAACTGCCTAATTTGGCCATACTCAGCCTCGTCAAAGCATATGAAGGAAACCAATTGTGGTTTCAAATGGGATTTCTGAAGCTGGAGTGTTTGTTATTATGCAGTATGCCTCAATTGAAGGAGGTCATTATAGAGCCGGGAGTGATGCCACGACTTGAGAAGCTTTTTATTGTGAGCTGTTCAAACTTACAGATACCTCGTGGTATTGAACATCTAAGCCGTGTCCAAATGAAAAGGCAGTGA
- the LOC133805581 gene encoding glutathione S-transferase T3-like — protein MVSRNYKPSLENSSIDLNRETSSTPVFETQPEHDDIVGNDQTSTHFWARIAEYNTNQKCEKARTGRQYKDHWSKVNQNVARFNECYKRVKQTHHSGWSDEKNLENAHQLYKSQNKNSIFLLVDCWRLLKDEPKWNTMYQPKRGKRTKVSESRAFTSSSNADISDDEVREVRPTGQKAAKRKGKEKKTHTRFIDISERKASAFGEIGDDKGERGRR, from the exons ATGGTTTCAAGAAATTATAAGCCAAGTTTGGAAAATTCTAGTATTGATTTGAATCGTGAAACATCATCAACACCTGTGTTTGAAACCCAACCTGAACATG ATGACATTGTGGGGAATGACCAAACTTCTACACATTTCTGGGCTCGGATCGCAGAATACAACACCAACCAAAAATGTGAGAAAGCAAGAACTGGAAGGCAATACAAAGACCATTGGAGCAAGGTGAATCAAAATGTGGCGCGTTTCAATGAGTGTTATAAACGAGTAAAACAAACACATCACAGTGGTTGGTCTGATGAGAAAAATCTTGAGAATGCACATCAATTGTACAAATCTCAAAATAAAAACTCAATTTTTCTGCTTGTGGACTGTTGGAGATTGCTAAAGGATGAGCCGAAATGGAATACCATGTACCAACCAAAACGTGGTAAGAGAACAAAGGTGTCAGAATCAAGGGCATTTACTTCATCTTCCAATGCAGACATCAGTGATGATGAAGTACGTGAAGTGCGCCCTACTGGCCAAAAGGCAGCAAagagaaaagggaaggaaaaaaagACACATACTAGATTTATAGACATTAGTGAACGGAAAGCATCTGCATTTGGAGAAATTGGTGACGATAAAGGAGAAAGAGGCAGAAGATaa